One Candidatus Blochmannia vicinus DNA window includes the following coding sequences:
- the mnmA gene encoding tRNA 2-thiouridine(34) synthase MnmA gives MNTILHTHCKKKVIVGMSGGVDSSVSAWILLQQGYKVEGLFMKNWEDDDSNEHCSSASDLSDTYSVCNHLGIYLHTVNFSKEYWENVFQVFLQEYKIGRTPNPDILCNKEIKFKCFLEFALKDLDADFIATGHYVRRIDTNQGTCLMRGLDKNKDQSYFLYTLSHTQLKQCLFPVGTLKKSQVRNIAKELNLITANKKDSTGICFIGKRKFRNFISHYIPMQPGIIININGDKIGTHQGVSFYTLGQRKGLNIGGIKKGNGKPWYVIDKDIKNNTLIAAQEHHHPLLMSTEFIAKQVQWIKGNILKSPLYCTVKIRYRHPDVQCRVYPIFNNDLKVVLKNPVSAITPGQAAVFYSHENCLGGGIIEQTIPYSYLSPKNYYSSININNIN, from the coding sequence ATGAATACTATATTACATACCCATTGTAAAAAAAAAGTGATTGTTGGAATGTCTGGGGGGGTTGATTCTTCCGTATCCGCATGGATATTATTACAACAAGGATATAAAGTAGAAGGATTATTTATGAAAAATTGGGAAGATGACGATAGTAATGAACATTGCTCATCAGCATCTGATTTATCGGATACTTATTCTGTCTGTAATCATTTGGGTATATATTTACATACCGTAAATTTTTCTAAAGAATATTGGGAAAATGTATTTCAAGTATTTTTGCAAGAATATAAAATTGGCCGCACCCCTAATCCTGACATACTCTGCAATAAAGAAATTAAATTCAAATGTTTTTTAGAATTTGCACTCAAAGATTTAGACGCAGATTTTATTGCAACTGGACATTATGTACGCCGTATTGACACCAATCAAGGAACGTGCCTAATGCGTGGTTTAGACAAAAATAAGGATCAAAGTTATTTTCTATATACACTTAGTCATACACAACTTAAACAATGTTTGTTTCCTGTAGGAACATTAAAAAAATCACAAGTTAGAAATATCGCTAAAGAATTAAACTTAATTACAGCTAATAAAAAAGACTCTACTGGTATTTGTTTCATTGGTAAACGAAAATTTAGAAATTTTATTAGTCATTACATACCAATGCAACCAGGAATTATAATTAATATAAATGGAGATAAAATTGGAACACATCAAGGAGTATCATTTTATACTTTAGGACAAAGAAAAGGATTAAATATAGGTGGAATCAAAAAAGGAAATGGGAAACCATGGTACGTAATAGACAAAGATATAAAAAATAATACGTTAATCGCAGCGCAAGAACATCATCACCCGCTTCTTATGTCTACTGAATTCATTGCTAAACAAGTACAATGGATAAAAGGAAATATACTTAAGTCACCTTTATATTGTACAGTAAAAATTAGATACAGACACCCAGATGTTCAATGTCGTGTATATCCTATTTTTAACAATGACCTTAAAGTTGTTTTAAAAAATCCAGTATCAGCAATTACACCGGGGCAAGCAGCAGTTTTTTACTCACATGAAAATTGTTTAGGCGGCGGCATCATTGAACAAACTATTCCTTATAGCTACTTAAGCCCTAAAAATTATTACTCTTCAATAAACATAAACAATATCAATTAA
- a CDS encoding DNA translocase FtsK gives MINFIFVSISIILLYLIVILISFDPADPGWLQTIWDGSIHNLGGVLGARLSDFLFFVFGAPAYMIPFFILFYIWKIYTQEIWVTIFEFFFKLIGILILLCVCCGLTHLIVNDLFYFSSGGIVGSMVCNFILSYKKITYHIGVILLFLVGIIDIKVFFNQIFKMIVKTIKNQLSLFTAYLRILVCYDKKYIQKCNYQQLCIKKRICPSVFSIQEPNFFKKKSENNLLNIHIIPNVSENIDRSVKQFDSVLKNNFFKKNCIALIKIFIKNFNFIENLSSCFKLCINKINYKYYIKKYMNGIFFARKSCSVRISKYGNQILNNFKMSAIEDREQKNNVVLEQDLDMVRVDIKSNQNIQTPKFINKDTERHVSLFEYTRAPMVRRKLSYDKRVPTMLPDINLLTTSKSKKNINSLLELKKISQLLESKLAEYHITANVANIIPGPVITRFELNLSPGIKSARIVNLSRDLARVLYTASVRVVEVIPGTPYVGLEIPNKKRSIVYLGDIISSEQFRNTDTLLPLVLGKDISGYPMIVDLKSMPHLLVAGTTGSGKSVGINAMIVSILYKAMPEEVCFIMIDPKILELSIYSGIPHLLKQVITDTKEVYEALQWCIKEMERRYKLMAALGVRNLENYNRRVEQFYSKKYIKHDTVSKFINEKIVTFPDVLEKLPYIVIIIDEFSDLIATTKKVEGLVVRLTQKARAAGIHVILATQRPSVDVITGLIKANIPARIAFTVSSKIDSHTILGQSGAESLLGIGDMLYLGPNSSTSTRVHGAFIEDQEIYAVANFWKNQTANL, from the coding sequence GTGATTAATTTTATATTTGTTAGTATAAGCATAATTTTATTATATCTAATTGTTATATTAATTAGTTTTGATCCTGCAGACCCTGGATGGTTACAAACTATATGGGACGGATCAATACATAATCTTGGAGGTGTATTAGGAGCAAGACTTTCTGATTTTTTATTTTTTGTTTTTGGCGCTCCGGCTTATATGATCCCATTTTTTATATTATTTTATATTTGGAAAATTTATACACAGGAGATTTGGGTTACTATTTTTGAGTTTTTTTTTAAATTAATAGGGATATTAATATTATTATGTGTATGTTGTGGATTAACTCATTTAATTGTTAATGATCTTTTTTATTTTTCTTCTGGAGGGATAGTAGGAAGTATGGTATGTAATTTTATTTTATCTTACAAAAAAATAACTTATCATATTGGTGTTATTTTGCTTTTTTTGGTTGGAATTATTGACATTAAAGTTTTTTTTAATCAAATTTTTAAGATGATTGTAAAAACTATTAAAAATCAATTATCTCTTTTTACAGCTTATTTAAGAATATTAGTTTGTTATGATAAAAAATATATACAAAAATGTAATTATCAACAATTATGTATTAAGAAGCGTATATGCCCGTCAGTTTTTTCTATACAAGAACCTAATTTTTTTAAAAAAAAATCAGAAAATAATTTATTAAATATACATATTATCCCTAATGTATCGGAAAACATTGATAGATCTGTTAAACAATTTGATTCTGTTTTAAAAAACAATTTTTTCAAAAAAAATTGTATTGCATTAATTAAAATATTTATTAAAAATTTCAATTTTATCGAGAATCTATCATCTTGCTTTAAATTATGTATAAATAAAATAAATTATAAATACTATATAAAAAAATATATGAATGGCATTTTTTTTGCACGAAAAAGTTGCTCTGTAAGAATTAGTAAGTATGGTAATCAAATTTTAAACAATTTTAAAATGTCTGCTATTGAAGACAGAGAACAAAAAAATAATGTAGTATTGGAACAAGATTTAGATATGGTACGTGTAGATATAAAAAGTAATCAGAATATACAAACACCTAAGTTTATTAATAAAGATACAGAGCGACATGTGTCTTTATTTGAGTATACAAGAGCGCCAATGGTACGGAGAAAATTATCTTACGATAAGCGGGTCCCTACTATGCTTCCAGATATAAATTTGTTAACTACATCTAAATCAAAAAAAAATATAAATAGTTTATTGGAATTAAAAAAAATTTCTCAGTTATTAGAATCTAAGCTAGCAGAATACCATATTACAGCAAATGTAGCGAATATTATTCCTGGTCCAGTAATTACTCGATTTGAGTTAAATTTATCACCAGGTATAAAATCTGCAAGAATTGTTAATTTGTCACGTGATTTAGCACGTGTTTTATATACAGCATCGGTTAGGGTGGTAGAGGTAATTCCTGGTACTCCATATGTTGGATTAGAAATCCCTAATAAAAAGCGCAGTATAGTATATTTAGGGGATATAATAAGTTCAGAACAATTTAGGAATACTGACACTTTATTACCATTAGTTTTGGGTAAAGATATATCTGGGTACCCTATGATCGTGGATTTGAAATCTATGCCTCATTTATTAGTTGCCGGAACTACTGGATCAGGTAAATCTGTGGGAATTAATGCTATGATTGTTAGTATTTTATATAAGGCAATGCCGGAAGAAGTATGTTTTATTATGATTGATCCTAAAATTTTAGAATTATCCATATATTCAGGTATTCCTCATCTTTTAAAACAGGTTATTACTGATACGAAAGAAGTTTATGAAGCATTACAATGGTGTATAAAAGAAATGGAACGTCGTTATAAGCTGATGGCTGCGCTTGGTGTACGGAATTTAGAAAATTATAATAGACGTGTAGAGCAGTTTTATTCTAAAAAATATATTAAACACGACACTGTAAGCAAATTTATTAATGAAAAGATAGTAACTTTTCCTGATGTTTTGGAAAAATTACCTTATATTGTAATTATTATAGATGAATTTTCAGATTTAATAGCAACGACAAAAAAGGTAGAGGGGTTAGTAGTTCGTTTGACGCAAAAAGCTCGTGCTGCTGGAATTCATGTAATATTAGCAACACAAAGGCCGTCAGTAGATGTGATTACTGGATTAATTAAAGCAAATATTCCAGCACGTATAGCTTTTACTGTGTCAAGCAAAATAGATTCTCATACTATTCTTGGTCAGTCTGGAGCAGAATCCCTGTTAGGGATAGGTGATATGTTGTATTTGGGGCCTAATTCTTCTACATCTACTCGAGTGCATGGCGCA
- a CDS encoding transglycosylase SLT domain-containing protein, which yields MKIYIIYLVIIFLLTTCVQQNNKDNAIRTSSTNLRCKEVDSSKQVTSSIYNDCIRRCAINYGVDASLVKAIIQVESNYDPTVISKSNAVGLMQLKADTAGRDAYRLKGWTGEPSIYELKNAVVNIDLGTAYLSILQKQLEGIINPKTRRYAVIVAYVNGLSALLKTFSIDRSYAIEKINKLSPDQFYQYIQSHHPSAQAQRYLSKVNSIYVNQD from the coding sequence ATGAAGATATATATAATATATTTAGTTATTATTTTTTTGCTGACAACTTGTGTACAACAAAATAATAAAGATAATGCTATACGTACATCATCTACTAATTTAAGATGCAAAGAAGTTGATTCTTCTAAACAAGTTACATCATCAATATATAATGATTGCATTCGTCGTTGCGCTATTAATTATGGAGTAGATGCATCTTTAGTGAAGGCTATTATTCAAGTAGAATCCAATTATGATCCTACTGTAATTAGTAAATCTAATGCTGTCGGACTAATGCAGCTTAAAGCAGATACTGCAGGTAGAGATGCTTATCGTTTAAAAGGATGGACAGGAGAACCTAGTATTTATGAATTAAAAAATGCTGTTGTCAATATTGATCTTGGCACTGCTTATTTGTCTATATTACAAAAACAATTAGAAGGTATTATTAATCCAAAAACTAGACGTTACGCTGTTATTGTTGCCTATGTAAATGGTTTGAGTGCATTGTTAAAAACATTTTCTATTGATCGTAGTTATGCTATTGAAAAAATAAATAAGCTTAGTCCAGATCAATTTTACCAATATATACAATCCCATCATCCATCTGCGCAGGCACAGCGTTATTTATCTAAAGTTAATTCTATTTATGTTAATCAGGATTAA
- the infA gene encoding translation initiation factor IF-1: MTKEDNFEMHGVVLDTLPNTMFRVELENGHTIIAHISGKIRKNYIRILTGDKVTVELTPYDLSKGRIIFRSR; this comes from the coding sequence ATGACAAAAGAAGATAATTTCGAAATGCATGGTGTCGTATTAGATACTTTACCTAATACAATGTTTCGCGTAGAACTAGAAAACGGGCATACTATCATAGCACATATTTCTGGAAAAATAAGAAAAAATTACATTCGAATCCTAACAGGAGACAAAGTAACTGTTGAACTTACACCATATGATTTAAGTAAAGGAAGAATTATTTTTCGTAGCAGATAA
- a CDS encoding TonB-dependent receptor domain-containing protein yields MMYDTFLYSFRTLIYKMLFLICFDLIMITLNNSQANLNDMSIGNRSKDTLMSVSDDIQRSPTLYHQVKIRDDIMTIISLKNSPLVFTASPTRSLQSLYVTDAADYLKNISGFTAIRNGGVNNEPVFRGMFGSRIRILMDNGEILGACFSHMDPISAYISPETFDILNVIKGPQTVLWGPVASGATLQFERYNPCFDKSKVQLRSNLMIGANNKVDRNIDSIIGSKYGYLRLIGNLSQSDDYYDGHKHRVHSAWYKWNADAILSLNLREDIHLEISLGQGNGNANYAVRSMDGLCFARESYGIKVETTDIIKKLDKIELQAWHNYVSHIMADTLPYVTGLSCKNCCGFNNDIENNVDRLIWGARGVATTQWDNIKCYSGADVQVNKHREHVQSCFNWEKDIVSQDIGIFTELIANSLSSKRFIGGTRLEYSVVNFNNFSKYKRYSIIYPAGFLRYEDNVNPLLSYYVGVGTSFRFPDYWELFSNRFSQNINSSIENVLELKPEKVVQIDIGANFQHLQTNGWISSYAGYIRDFILCGYYNDYIPYNGGINHTENINAKICGTEIGLNYQFNDYWRAESNMSWSWGINADNNCSLPKIPPLEGKVICQWIKGCYSITALWRFAFPQSNNLFISPAPVTYKNTLLHARENYNTSGFGILSTHLAWTNSQFYKFSIGVDNLLNHNYREYFNLYMHKRLGYPTGTLMYEPGRIWWIKLGIVL; encoded by the coding sequence ATGATGTATGACACATTTTTATATAGTTTTAGAACATTAATTTATAAAATGTTATTTTTGATATGTTTTGATTTAATCATGATTACTCTTAATAACTCTCAAGCTAATTTGAATGATATGTCTATTGGAAATAGATCTAAAGACACCTTAATGTCAGTATCTGATGATATACAAAGATCGCCAACATTATATCATCAGGTAAAAATACGTGATGATATAATGACTATCATTTCATTAAAAAATTCTCCATTGGTTTTTACTGCTTCTCCTACAAGATCATTGCAATCATTATATGTAACTGATGCAGCTGATTATTTGAAAAATATTTCAGGGTTTACTGCTATTCGTAACGGAGGAGTTAATAACGAACCAGTTTTTCGTGGGATGTTTGGATCTCGGATACGTATTTTAATGGATAACGGAGAAATACTTGGTGCTTGTTTTTCTCATATGGATCCTATTAGCGCTTATATTTCTCCAGAAACTTTTGATATTTTAAATGTTATTAAAGGCCCGCAGACAGTGTTATGGGGTCCTGTAGCATCTGGAGCTACATTACAATTTGAACGATATAATCCTTGTTTTGATAAATCAAAAGTTCAATTGCGCAGTAATTTAATGATTGGAGCAAATAATAAAGTAGATAGAAATATAGACAGTATTATAGGAAGTAAATATGGATATCTTAGATTAATAGGTAATCTTTCTCAGTCAGATGATTATTATGATGGCCATAAACATAGAGTACATTCTGCATGGTATAAATGGAACGCTGATGCCATTTTGTCTTTAAATTTAAGAGAAGACATACATTTAGAGATTAGTTTAGGGCAAGGTAACGGTAATGCAAATTATGCTGTTAGATCTATGGATGGATTATGTTTTGCTAGAGAAAGTTATGGAATAAAAGTAGAAACTACAGACATAATTAAAAAATTAGATAAAATTGAGTTGCAAGCTTGGCATAATTATGTAAGCCATATTATGGCTGATACTTTACCGTATGTTACAGGATTATCTTGTAAAAATTGTTGTGGATTTAATAATGATATTGAAAACAATGTTGATCGATTAATATGGGGTGCGCGAGGTGTTGCGACAACACAATGGGATAACATCAAATGTTATAGCGGAGCAGATGTGCAAGTTAACAAACACAGAGAACACGTACAATCTTGTTTTAATTGGGAGAAAGATATTGTTTCCCAAGATATTGGTATATTTACTGAATTAATTGCGAATTCATTATCAAGTAAAAGATTTATTGGAGGTACGCGACTGGAATACAGTGTAGTTAATTTTAATAATTTTTCTAAATATAAACGGTATAGTATTATATATCCTGCGGGATTTTTACGCTATGAGGACAATGTTAATCCATTGTTATCATATTATGTAGGTGTTGGAACAAGTTTTCGTTTTCCTGATTATTGGGAGTTATTTTCTAATAGATTTAGTCAGAATATTAATAGCAGTATAGAAAATGTTTTAGAACTAAAACCTGAGAAGGTCGTTCAGATAGATATAGGAGCTAATTTTCAACATCTACAAACAAATGGATGGATATCGTCTTATGCTGGATATATTAGAGATTTTATTTTATGTGGTTATTACAATGATTACATACCATATAATGGTGGTATTAATCATACAGAAAATATTAATGCTAAAATATGTGGAACTGAAATAGGATTAAATTATCAATTTAATGATTATTGGCGGGCTGAAAGTAATATGTCATGGTCTTGGGGTATAAATGCAGATAATAATTGTTCTTTACCTAAAATTCCTCCATTGGAAGGTAAAGTAATATGTCAATGGATAAAAGGATGTTACAGCATCACTGCTTTGTGGAGATTTGCATTTCCACAATCTAATAATTTATTTATTTCTCCAGCCCCTGTTACTTATAAGAATACGTTATTGCATGCGCGTGAGAATTATAATACTTCAGGGTTTGGAATATTATCTACACATTTAGCATGGACTAACTCTCAATTTTATAAATTTAGTATTGGTGTGGATAATTTGTTGAATCATAATTATAGGGAATATTTTAATTTATATATGCATAAACGCCTTGGATATCCTACTGGAACGTTAATGTATGAACCAGGACGCATTTGGTGGATTAAATTGGGGATAGTGCTATAA
- the trxB gene encoding thioredoxin-disulfide reductase yields the protein MTKSKKHCKLLILGTGPAGYTAAIYAARANLAPVLITGLEMGGQLNTTTDIENWPGDPENLTGPILMNRMNTHAIHLNTEIIPDYIVKVNFKQYPFYLCGNMYEYTCDSLIISTGGSARNLGIPSEEKYRGKGVSSCATCDGFFFKKQIVAVVGGGSTAVEESLYLSNIAEEIHLIHRRNQFRAEKILINRLMNKVKNGNIFLHLNHTVEEILGDGTNVTGLYLKNMTQQDKKYTITVQGVFIAIGYTPNTSIFSNQLILNNGYINVQSGTNGNTTATSIPGIFAAGDVIDHNYRQAITAAGSGCMAALDAERYLSAIKLTK from the coding sequence ATGACAAAAAGTAAAAAACATTGCAAACTACTTATATTGGGAACAGGTCCCGCTGGATATACTGCAGCTATCTACGCAGCCCGAGCTAATTTAGCTCCTGTACTAATCACTGGATTAGAAATGGGAGGACAACTAAACACCACTACAGATATAGAAAACTGGCCTGGAGATCCTGAAAATCTTACTGGACCTATATTAATGAATCGTATGAATACACATGCTATTCATTTAAACACCGAGATAATCCCCGATTATATCGTTAAAGTAAATTTTAAGCAATATCCTTTTTATTTATGTGGAAACATGTATGAATATACATGTGATTCCTTAATCATAAGTACAGGAGGATCTGCTCGAAACCTTGGAATTCCTTCTGAAGAAAAATATAGAGGGAAAGGTGTTTCTTCATGTGCTACATGCGATGGCTTTTTTTTTAAAAAGCAAATTGTTGCAGTTGTTGGTGGCGGCTCTACAGCAGTAGAAGAAAGTTTATACTTATCTAATATTGCCGAAGAAATTCATCTTATTCACCGTCGTAATCAGTTTAGAGCAGAAAAAATTTTAATTAACAGACTGATGAACAAAGTTAAAAATGGTAATATTTTTTTACATCTCAATCATACTGTTGAAGAAATATTAGGAGATGGTACAAATGTTACTGGATTATACTTAAAAAATATGACGCAACAAGATAAAAAATACACAATAACTGTCCAAGGTGTATTCATTGCTATTGGATATACGCCAAATACTTCTATATTCAGTAATCAACTCATATTGAATAATGGATATATTAATGTACAATCTGGAACTAACGGTAACACAACTGCTACTTCTATTCCGGGAATATTTGCTGCAGGAGACGTAATAGACCATAACTACCGTCAAGCAATTACTGCAGCCGGATCTGGTTGTATGGCTGCTCTAGATGCTGAACGCTACTTGTCTGCTATCAAATTAACAAAGTAA
- a CDS encoding winged helix-turn-helix domain-containing protein, giving the protein MKYVIQSTIIFDTAEYILTSLTEPNTSVKLSNSAGRVLEELIKQRNIDPNTPVTRDHLFSIVWRVYGLEPSNGNLNQQISLIRKTITSFGLDPSSIITIPKRGLKLNNQLTIEKINEETPCLSSTLHKTIDKNNNLPSSALLNIKTHIKYMTTLTTIVSILFSIGFFYLYTKKDHIKLYCCKEINSCNVCTFHSEPGLDCSGCAIQCTEVT; this is encoded by the coding sequence ATGAAATATGTCATTCAATCAACTATCATATTCGATACTGCAGAATATATTTTAACATCATTAACTGAACCTAACACATCGGTGAAGTTATCTAATTCTGCAGGACGAGTATTAGAAGAACTTATTAAACAACGAAATATTGATCCCAACACTCCAGTCACTCGGGACCATTTATTTTCAATTGTATGGCGAGTTTATGGGCTCGAGCCATCTAACGGAAACTTAAACCAACAAATTAGTTTAATACGAAAAACTATAACCTCTTTTGGGTTAGATCCTTCATCTATTATAACTATACCTAAACGAGGTTTAAAACTAAACAACCAGTTAACTATAGAAAAAATAAATGAAGAGACCCCGTGTTTATCTTCTACTCTACATAAAACCATAGATAAAAACAACAACTTACCATCTTCCGCTTTACTAAATATAAAAACTCATATAAAATATATGACTACTCTCACAACAATAGTCTCAATCTTATTCAGTATTGGGTTTTTTTATTTATACACCAAAAAAGACCATATAAAATTATATTGTTGCAAAGAAATAAACTCATGCAATGTTTGTACTTTTCATTCAGAACCAGGATTAGATTGTAGCGGCTGTGCTATACAATGTACCGAAGTGACATAA
- the mntR gene encoding manganese-binding transcriptional regulator MntR: protein MKKVDNSQGFIQVRAAHRRELIDDYIELISDLIQECGEARQVDLALRLGVTQPTVAKMLKKLIACSLIEHKRYRRVLLTEQGRRLADENHVRHKIVRTFLMDLGINKKTAQRDAEGIEHHVSNETLLAFRQFSKRCNK, encoded by the coding sequence ATGAAAAAAGTAGATAATTCACAAGGATTTATTCAGGTTAGAGCAGCACATCGCCGTGAGCTTATTGATGATTATATTGAGTTGATTTCAGATTTAATCCAAGAATGTGGAGAGGCTCGTCAAGTAGATTTAGCTTTACGATTGGGAGTAACACAACCAACAGTAGCAAAAATGTTAAAGAAATTGATTGCTTGTTCATTAATTGAACATAAACGCTATCGTAGAGTATTATTAACAGAACAAGGAAGACGATTAGCTGATGAAAATCATGTACGACATAAAATTGTAAGAACATTTCTAATGGATTTGGGTATTAATAAAAAAACTGCTCAAAGAGATGCGGAAGGTATTGAGCATCATGTCAGCAATGAAACATTATTAGCATTTAGACAGTTTTCTAAGCGATGTAATAAATAA
- the purB gene encoding adenylosuccinate lyase produces MKLSPLTVVSPIDGRYYKQTDSLRSIFSEFSLLKFRVQIEIYWLQKLAHTTAIKEISPFTQPEYDFLNKLVINFNIKDAERIKEIEQIIKHDIKAVEYFLKEKISILPNLKKISEFIHFACTSDDINNLAYGLMLTNAKKTILLPIWQQIINEIKKMSINYKDIPLLSRTHGQPATPSTIGKEMANIAYRLIRQYNQLKSIKILGKMNGAVGNYNAHTVAYPEINWRKLSKEFVISLGIEYNPYTTQIEPHDYIAELSDCITRFNTILINFNRDIWGYISLNYFKLYHNEISIGSSTMPHKVNPIDFEKSEGNLGLANAIFNHFSEKLPISRWQRDLSDSTVLRSLGMAIGYALISYHSVLKGIKTLIVNKEYILSELNRHWIVLSEAIQTVMRRHNIHKSYEDTKKFISSTDINPEKIKIFIESLPLPATEKIRLQKLTPTNYIGLAAEMANEIDDVTS; encoded by the coding sequence ATAAAATTATCGCCCTTAACTGTAGTATCACCTATCGATGGTCGTTACTATAAACAAACTGATTCCTTACGTAGTATTTTTAGTGAATTCAGTCTGTTAAAATTTCGAGTACAGATTGAAATCTATTGGTTACAAAAACTAGCTCACACAACAGCTATTAAAGAAATATCTCCTTTTACACAACCCGAATATGACTTTTTAAATAAATTAGTGATTAATTTTAATATCAAAGATGCAGAACGTATTAAAGAAATAGAACAAATTATTAAGCATGATATCAAAGCAGTAGAGTATTTCTTAAAAGAAAAAATAAGTATATTACCTAATTTAAAAAAAATAAGTGAATTTATTCATTTTGCTTGTACTTCAGATGATATTAACAATCTTGCATATGGATTAATGCTTACTAATGCCAAAAAAACTATTTTGTTACCTATTTGGCAACAAATTATTAATGAAATTAAAAAAATGAGTATTAATTATAAAGATATTCCTTTATTATCTAGAACTCATGGACAGCCCGCTACCCCTTCTACTATTGGAAAAGAAATGGCTAACATTGCATATCGACTAATACGTCAATATAATCAATTAAAATCAATAAAAATTTTAGGTAAAATGAACGGCGCTGTAGGAAACTACAATGCTCATACAGTAGCATACCCAGAAATAAATTGGCGTAAATTAAGCAAAGAATTTGTTATATCTTTAGGAATCGAATATAATCCATATACAACACAAATAGAACCACATGATTATATTGCTGAATTATCCGACTGTATTACACGATTCAATACAATCTTGATAAATTTTAATAGAGATATATGGGGTTATATTTCACTCAACTATTTTAAACTATACCATAATGAAATTTCAATTGGATCATCCACTATGCCACACAAAGTAAATCCTATAGACTTTGAAAAGTCTGAAGGAAACCTAGGATTAGCAAACGCCATATTTAATCATTTTTCTGAGAAGTTACCAATATCACGTTGGCAACGCGATTTAAGCGATTCAACCGTCCTAAGAAGCTTAGGAATGGCTATAGGATACGCTTTAATCTCCTACCATAGCGTACTAAAAGGCATAAAAACATTAATAGTTAATAAAGAATACATATTAAGTGAATTAAATAGACATTGGATAGTATTAAGCGAAGCTATTCAAACGGTTATGAGACGGCATAATATTCATAAATCTTATGAAGATACAAAAAAATTTATCAGCAGTACAGATATTAATCCTGAAAAAATAAAAATTTTTATTGAATCACTACCATTACCAGCAACAGAAAAAATACGTTTACAAAAATTGACTCCAACCAATTACATAGGTTTAGCAGCAGAAATGGCAAATGAAATTGATGATGTAACATCATGA